GTCAGGAAGGTTCCCTCGGGCGACAAGGAAACCTCCACTCCCATTTTCTCCGCCTGAGACAGCAGCTTTACGGAGTCCGCGCTGACGGTGTTGGCGTCGAGGGCTTCGGAAAAGGTTGCTTGAATCGTCTGATGAATCGAGACCGTGCGAGAGCCCGCTATCGGCATCTGTGAGATGACCCGGGGCGGTGTCCGATCCACCACGAGGTTCCGCGAGTCGCTCGTGAATTTGCGCTCCCCGAGCGTCGCTCGGACAGCGAGCACATGCTCACCCTCTGAGATGGACCGGGTGTCCCAACGCAGCTCGTAGGGAGGCGTCAGCGTCGCAACGGCCACTCCGTCGACGAGCAACTCGACTTCATCGGGCTTAGCTCCGGACAGTGTCACCTTGAGCAGGACCTCACGATTGGTGATGGTCCGGGAGCTGTGAAACTGCACGGTCAGGTCTTGCGGGCCCGAGCCGGGCGCACCTGAGTCCGGGAGATGTGCGTCCGGCTCGCCCGCATCGGGAGTCTCCGGAACCTGCACGACTTCCGGGACGTTGATGCAAGCCCAGGAAAGGAAAACCGCGAACACGACAATGGGTTGGAGAAAGCGCATGGCGCGGCGGGACGATGCAGTCGTTGTTCCAGGACTGATTTGAACTGAAAGCGTGGGGCCCCCTGGGATTACCGTGGGTTCCAGCGCAAGAGGTGAAAGCGGGTCCAGGAAGCCGATTCAGCAATGAGACCTGTGTCCCAATTCCCGGACACCATCTCTCCACTGACTTTCTCTTGGAAGGGCATGAACAGCAGCGCCCCCGTGGAGAAACTCCACGAGGGCGCCACACCACTCATGACTGGAAGCTCAACCCCGGTTTGAGGTCACTGAGCCGGAACAGGCTGAGTAGCCACTGAGCTGGCCGTCAGATTGCTGGTGATGGGCTGACCCCAAACGCTCTCGTAGACGCCGTTGGTGCTTCCCGAGCTGCGGCTTGCCAGCTTGTCGAAGGAGACATGAATCCGCAGGTTGTTCGGACTCAAGGGGAAGGAGCCGTTGTAGATGAAGGAGTAGCGGCTGCTATAGTTAGACGCGGTAATCGCGAAGGGGGCAGTCTCCGCCGGGGTACGGGTCGGGAGAGGCGCGAACGGCTCGTCAATGAACAGATCGAAGCCTACCGGGTTACCCAGTTCGCCCGGGACATCGCTGATGTCGTTGATGGAGGTCGCGCTGGCATCGGCAATGTTCGCATCGAAAAACACCTGGACGTAGGCGCTGGCGCCGTAGGTTCGGGCAATCGGGGAGCTGAAGGTGATGTAGATGCGCTCACCGGGGTTGATCTGCGTCGATGACGTCGAGGTCTCCTGGTAGCGAATCTCCTGGATGGTGACAGCCCGAGCGCTCGCCGGATCACCCGCGAAGAAGAAGCCCGTCCGGGTGAAGAGGCTGCCACCTTCCGCGGACACAGCGCGCAGGTCCACGTTGTACTCCCGGCCATCCACCAGCGGAGCGCTCGGAGTCAGGGTGGCGCTGTAGCCATGGTTGCTGACGGCGACGTTGAGGCTCAGCGACTCCCGGCCAGACTCGTCAGTCAGGCGGGCCAGCATCGAGTTGGGCTGCACCGGCTGGTTGAAGAACAGATGGATGGGGTCGCCCGGACGAACCATGTTGCCCAGCGGGTCAGTGTCGGTGGCCCCCCGCAGGCTGCCCACGTTGCTGCTCTCGACGTTCAGCGCCGCACCCGAAGGCCGCGTGAAGGGCAGGGGAATCAGGCGCGTGGTGCTGTTCGCGACGACTTCCGAGCCGTAATACTCCCTGAAAAAGCCTCCGGTCTCCGGAATCCCGTTGGTGTCCACATCCATCGGGGACACGTAGAGCTTGTACCGGCCATTGCCATTGTCCAGGCGCGCCAGCTCCGTGGCGGAGGGGATGCCTCTGAACGTCAGCAGACCCTGGGCGTCGGACTCGGCCTCCACGACGACAGTGCTCACCACCTGCGTGGTGTTGTCGTTGTTGAACAGGACGATGGAGCCCGCGGGCGTGGCCTCGAGCGTCGCCTTCACGGCAGCCGCGGGACGGCCGTCCGGCCGCACCACCAGGAAGTTCATCGTGCCGTCCAGCTTCGCCAGCGTGATGGGACCGAAGCTCGCGTTGCCGTTGTTGATGGGCACGTTGCCGGCAGACGAGGGAACCGTCGAGCTGGCGCGCAGTGTGGCGTAGCCACCCTTGGAGAACGTCAGCAGCACCTGGGCGCCCGCTGGAACGTCCTTGAACTCGAAGTTGCCCTTCGCATCCGTGGTCGCCGCGACCGGCTCGTCGGAGCTGCCGATGGTCATCTCCACCGAGACGTCGCCCAGCGCCGACAGGTTCGTGCCCAGCACCTGGCCCGAGACGGTGCCCTTCGGGTTCGCGGGCGTCACCACCGTCACGCTGTCCGGCTCACGCACGCCGTCCGCAATGCCGTCGCCGTTCTCGTCCTTCAGATCCTCGCCACAGCCCAGCGCCAGGAACGGCACCACGGCAAACACCAGATGCTTCTTCATCATCCCCACCTTTAAATGGAATTCCCCAAATATTGACGCCCCAACACTTGGAAGGGCGTCGGGCGGACACTCTCCGACCTGGGCCCATCACGTCAAGACGGCCACCCTCCGACTTCTGGCCGACCTACCTCCCCCGTCACGCTCGCTCCGATTCGGATCAGCTTCCGCCGCTCGCTCGCTCCACATCAGCGAGGTCAGCCGAGACCCGCTTCTCGTGGGTTGAGAGCCTGAGCGTGAGAGTGCCTGCTAGGGTGAGGTCATGTCGGACGTGAATGACCCATGCCTTGGCTGCGCCATCGTGCGCGGGGACACCCGTCCCGTGGGAGGGGTCCTCGCCCGGGCTCCGGGACTCGTGCTGCATGGCATCGCCGGGCCGAGCCCCGTGCCCGGCTGGGTGGTCATCTCCAGCGAGCGCCATGTCCGCGCCTGGTATGACCTGGACGAGGAGCCCGCGCATGAGATGGGCCCGTTCGCCGCCCGGGTGATGCGCGCACAGCGGGAGGTGCTCGGCGCCGAGCACGCCTATGCCTTCGCCATCGGCGACGTGCTGCGCCACTTCCACCTGCACCTGGTGCCCCGCTTCGCCCAGACGCCCCAGCGTCTCTGGGGCCGCGCCGCCTTCGACGCCACCTCCGCCGACCACCTCCCCGCCGAGGAGCTGGAGGCCGCTGCCCGCCTGCTTGCCGCCGCGCTGGCGCGTTGAGTCGCCGTCCCCCGGCCGCGTGGTAGACAGCGGCCTCCCTCCCGTCGAGAGGTGCCTTCGTGCCGTCCGAGCCCCGCAACCGCGTCCTGGAGAAGATGCTCGAGCGGCTCTACGCCGCGCTCGCGTCCGGGCCGAGCCTCAACTGCCGCCCCCACCACAGCCGCCAGCGCGTGGACCTCGCCACGCTGAGCCGCCTGGACGGCACCCCACCCCACACCGTGCTGGCCACCCTCCTCGGTGAAAAGGCCTCGGTCCGGCTCGCGGTGAAGCCTCCCATGCCCGAGGCCGGAGCCGACAAGGCACCTGCCCGTGGCCCCCGCTCCAGTGGAGCCCCGGCGCGCTCCTCCTCATCACTCGATGACGCCGCAGCCACTCCGGATGCGACCGCTTCGCTCACCAGCCCCACGGACCTGGATGAGGATGAGGTCGACGCCGCTGCGCCCAACCGCGCCGAGCTGGAACAGCAGGCACTGCTGCGCAAGCTGGCCACCATCGTCGAGGATGCTCGCACCTTCGAGCAGGACACCGGGGCGCACGTGCTGCACGTGGGCTTCCCGCTCCTGCACCTGCCCCCGGGCGCCAGGGACAAGCGCGGCTTCGGCACCCGGCGCGTGCTCGCGCCCATCGCCTTCGTACCGGTGCGCCTCACCCTCAAGAAGGGGCGTGCGCCCTCGGTGGAGCTCGAGGGCGCCGAGGAGGGCGTGGACCGCGTCGCGCCCAACACCGCGCTGCTCGCCTGGGTGGAGCAGCAGACCGGCCAGCGCTTCGGCGAGCTCTTCGCGGACGAGACGGGCGCCGACCCATGGCGCGAGCTGAACGAGCTGGTCGCCGCCGTGGCCAGGGCCCTGGACCTTCCCGCCCCTGCCCCCTTCACCGCCACCACGCCCCTGGCCCCCGTGCCCCGCTCGGACGGCGACGAAGGTGCCCAGCCGGGCATCCTTCCCAGCGCCGTGCTCGGGCTGTATCCGCTGTCCAACCAGAGCCTCGTGGATGACATGCGGGCCCTGGTCGACGGTGAGCCCATCTCCGGCCCGCTGGAGAGCTTCCTCCGCGTGGATGTGTCACTCGGCGCGCCCACGGGCCACGGGGGCGGCGAGCCCAGGCTGGAGGGCCTCAAGCGCGCCGCCGAGGAGCGGCTCGTCACCGTCGCCGACCCCTGCCAGGCCCGCGCGGTGCGGCTTGCCCGCAGCAGCCGGGGACTCGTCGTCCATGGGCCTCCGGGCACCGGCAAGTCGCAGACCATCGCCAACGCCATCGGCGACCACCTGGCCCGCGGTGAGCGCGTGCTGCTCGTCTGTGACAAGCGCACCGCGCTGGACGTCGTGAAGCACCGCCTGGACCACCTGGGCCTCGGCAACCTGTGCGCCGTCGTGCATGACGCCCAGCGCGACCAGCGCGACCTCTACATGGGCATCCGCGAGCAGCTCGACTCGCTGCCCGAGACCCGCACCGACGCGGCCGTAACTTCCGAGCTGTCCCGCGTGGACGCAGAGCTGCAGTCGCTCCATGACGAGCTGACCGCCTCCGAGCGCGCCCTCTCCGAGCGTCCCGCCGGCGGCACCACACCCTCCTTCCACGAGCTGGTGGGCCAGTGGTTCTCCCTGGAGTCCCCCGCCGCCTTCGCGCCCACCGTGGCGGGACTCGCCTCCTCGCGACTGGCCGACGTGACGCCCCGCGAGCGCGAGGTGCGCGAGGTGCTGGAGCGCGGTGGCAGGGAGGGCTACCCCGACAACCCCTGGCGCGAGGCGCTGGGTGTGGACCTGGCCACGTACCTCGCCTCGCCCGTGGCCACGTACCGCGAACGCCTGGGGACCGTCGTGGATGCCGCTCGCGACGCGGATGCGGTGGCGTCTCCCGACGTGCCCGCCTTCGGTGCGGACCCTCGGGCGGAGGGCTCGGCGCGGGCGGCCTTCGCCGAGAAGCTGGCTCCATTGTTGGAGACGACCCCTCCCGAGATGCTCGCCCGCTGGGCGTCAGCGACTCCCGACGCGGTGCGCGCGGCGAAGGCCCAGCTCGAGGGCCTGGAGCCCCAGGCGCGACTGCTCGCGGAGGGGCCGCTCGACACGGAGCTGACGCTGGTCCACCGCGAGCAGCCCCAGGCGCTCGGCGCGCTGTCCGTGGCGCTGGCGGCGCTGGGCACGTACCTGGACATTGCTCGCAAGTGGTACGCCTTCTTCTACTTCGCCCGGAAGGCCGGCGCGCGCAGGGTGCTCCAGCAGTTCGGCCTCACCCTGGGCGTCGCCACCGCCGAGCGCGTCAACCGCTTCCTCACCGGTGCTCGCGCCCGAGCGCTGCTCACCGAGTATCACCGCACCACGCTCGCTCCCGGCGCCACCGAGTCGCTCACGGACGACGCCCTGTCCCGCAGCCTCCGGACGCACGCCGCCCTCTTCGAGCTGCTCGGCGAGCTGCACCAGGCTCCGCTCCTTGCCTCCTGCCGCGAGGCCGTGCTCGGCACACTCGCGGGGGCGCCCGTGCTCTCCGGTCTGCGCCAGTCCGCGGCGCGCGGAGAGGCCGTGGCCCGGGTGGAGGCGCGGCTCTCCGAGGCGGGCCTCTTCTCCTCGTCGTGGCTCTCGGCCCGCTCCCGTGAGCTGCGCGCGGGCGCGAAGCTGTCTTCGGTCGCATCGGCCCTCCAGGCCCGGCTGTCCACGGTGGAGGGGATGCTGCGCCTGCGCTCGCTGCTGGCCGGAATGCCTCCCGCGCTGGAAACCGCGGTGGAAGGACTGGCCCGCCAGGGCGCGGACGTGGATGGCGGCTGGCGCGCGGTGCTCAAGGCGACGCTCGCGGCGGAGGTGTCCGCACGCCTGCGGGAAGACCCGGCGCTCCAGCACATCGATGCGGAGAGAATCCAGGCCGCGCACTCGCGCTACCGGGCGCTGGAGGAGAAGAAGCGCGCCCTCGTGCGTGATGCCCTCGTCCACCGGTGGACGCAGCGCCAGCGAGAGCGGCTGCTCGCGGGCACGGGCGGCAGGCTCAACGGCCAGGGCGCGGAGCTGCGCCGTCGCCTGATGCTCCGGGGCGAGCGTGCGATGCGCGTGCGGCAGGTCATCGCCACCGGCCAGGGCATCGAAGGCGGAGACCCCCTCTTCGACGTGCGCCCCGTGTGGATGGCCAGCCCGCAGACGGTGGCGCAAATCTTCCCGCGCCTCCCCATCTTCGACGTCGTCATCTTCGACGAGTCCTCGCAGTGCCGACTGGAAGAGGCCCTGCCGGTGCTCACCCGCGCGAAGCGGGTGGTCATCGCCGGAGACCCGAAGCAGCTCCCACCCACGCGCTTCTTCGAGTCCGCCGTGGTGCAGAGCCAGGAGCTGGAGGCCGAGACGGAGCAGGGCCTCTTCGAGGAACAGCAGGCCGAGGTCGAGGACCTGCTGTCCGCTGCCCTCAACCTGGACATCGACCAGTGCTACCTCGACGTGCACTACCGCTCGCAGAACGCGGACCTCATCGCCTTCAGCAACGACCACTTCTACGACAAGCGCCTCCAGGCCATCCCCGCGCACCCATCCCACCGCGCGCCTCACGCCCCGCTGCGGCTGCTGCCCGTGGGCGGCACCTACGAGAAGCGCGTGAACCTGGTGGAAGCCCGCGCCGTGGGCGAGCTCGTGAAGGAGCTCCTCGCCCGCCCCGAGCCTCCGTCCATCGGCATCGCCTGCTTCAACCTCGCGCAGCGCGATGCCATCACCGACGTCCTCGACACGCTGGCCGCGGAGGACGCCACCTTCGCGGCACGGCTGACGGCGGCGCGCGCTCGGCGGGGCGCCGGCTCGTTCGAGGGGCTCTTCGTCAAGAACCTGGAGAACGTCCAGGGCGACGAGCGGGACCACCTCATCATCAGCACCACCTACGGTCCGGACCGGCAGGGCCGCTTCTACCGGCGCTTCGGTCCGCTCGGCAGCGCGGGCGGAGGCCGGCGCCTCAACGTGCTCGTCACCCGCGCTCGGCAGCAGGTGCACCTCGTTACCTCCATTCCCCGCGAGGCCTACCTGTCCCTGCCTCCCGTGGAGTCGGGCCGGCAGCCCAACGGAGGCTGGCTGCTCTTCGCCTACCTCCAGTTCGCGGAGGCGGTGGCGGACAGCTACGCCCAGGAGGCGCGGGCCCCCGTGGCCCACACGGACGCGCCGCGTCCCCGCGAGCCCGCCGTGTTCGAGCGGGAGACGGCGGCAGGCTCGGCGTTCGCCCGCGCACTGGCCGGACACCTCGCACGGGAGCACCGCGTCTCGTCCGACGTGCACTGGGGCAATGACGGCTTCTGCGTGGACCTCGCGCTGCACCACCCCGCGCAGCCCGGCGACGTCACCGTGGGCGTGCTGTGCGACGGCACGCGCTACCCCAAGACGGCCGACCGTGTGGAGTGGGATTTGTTCCGCACCGCCGTGCTGGAGGGCCAGGGGTGGAAGCTGGTGCGCATGTGGACGCCCCACTTCTTCCGGGACCCCGAGGGCGCGACGAACCGCGTCCTCCAGTCCGCAGGCGACAAGCTGATGCGCGAGCCCGCCACGGCCCAGGCCACCGGCACCTCCCGCGCCGTCGTGCACTGACGGGTGCCCGGCCCGCCGCTCAGCAGGGGGCCGGGCCTCGCCTCATGGCTTCCGGGGTT
This DNA window, taken from Pyxidicoccus xibeiensis, encodes the following:
- a CDS encoding AAA domain-containing protein, producing MPSEPRNRVLEKMLERLYAALASGPSLNCRPHHSRQRVDLATLSRLDGTPPHTVLATLLGEKASVRLAVKPPMPEAGADKAPARGPRSSGAPARSSSSLDDAAATPDATASLTSPTDLDEDEVDAAAPNRAELEQQALLRKLATIVEDARTFEQDTGAHVLHVGFPLLHLPPGARDKRGFGTRRVLAPIAFVPVRLTLKKGRAPSVELEGAEEGVDRVAPNTALLAWVEQQTGQRFGELFADETGADPWRELNELVAAVARALDLPAPAPFTATTPLAPVPRSDGDEGAQPGILPSAVLGLYPLSNQSLVDDMRALVDGEPISGPLESFLRVDVSLGAPTGHGGGEPRLEGLKRAAEERLVTVADPCQARAVRLARSSRGLVVHGPPGTGKSQTIANAIGDHLARGERVLLVCDKRTALDVVKHRLDHLGLGNLCAVVHDAQRDQRDLYMGIREQLDSLPETRTDAAVTSELSRVDAELQSLHDELTASERALSERPAGGTTPSFHELVGQWFSLESPAAFAPTVAGLASSRLADVTPREREVREVLERGGREGYPDNPWREALGVDLATYLASPVATYRERLGTVVDAARDADAVASPDVPAFGADPRAEGSARAAFAEKLAPLLETTPPEMLARWASATPDAVRAAKAQLEGLEPQARLLAEGPLDTELTLVHREQPQALGALSVALAALGTYLDIARKWYAFFYFARKAGARRVLQQFGLTLGVATAERVNRFLTGARARALLTEYHRTTLAPGATESLTDDALSRSLRTHAALFELLGELHQAPLLASCREAVLGTLAGAPVLSGLRQSAARGEAVARVEARLSEAGLFSSSWLSARSRELRAGAKLSSVASALQARLSTVEGMLRLRSLLAGMPPALETAVEGLARQGADVDGGWRAVLKATLAAEVSARLREDPALQHIDAERIQAAHSRYRALEEKKRALVRDALVHRWTQRQRERLLAGTGGRLNGQGAELRRRLMLRGERAMRVRQVIATGQGIEGGDPLFDVRPVWMASPQTVAQIFPRLPIFDVVIFDESSQCRLEEALPVLTRAKRVVIAGDPKQLPPTRFFESAVVQSQELEAETEQGLFEEQQAEVEDLLSAALNLDIDQCYLDVHYRSQNADLIAFSNDHFYDKRLQAIPAHPSHRAPHAPLRLLPVGGTYEKRVNLVEARAVGELVKELLARPEPPSIGIACFNLAQRDAITDVLDTLAAEDATFAARLTAARARRGAGSFEGLFVKNLENVQGDERDHLIISTTYGPDRQGRFYRRFGPLGSAGGGRRLNVLVTRARQQVHLVTSIPREAYLSLPPVESGRQPNGGWLLFAYLQFAEAVADSYAQEARAPVAHTDAPRPREPAVFERETAAGSAFARALAGHLAREHRVSSDVHWGNDGFCVDLALHHPAQPGDVTVGVLCDGTRYPKTADRVEWDLFRTAVLEGQGWKLVRMWTPHFFRDPEGATNRVLQSAGDKLMREPATAQATGTSRAVVH
- a CDS encoding carboxypeptidase-like regulatory domain-containing protein; the protein is MMKKHLVFAVVPFLALGCGEDLKDENGDGIADGVREPDSVTVVTPANPKGTVSGQVLGTNLSALGDVSVEMTIGSSDEPVAATTDAKGNFEFKDVPAGAQVLLTFSKGGYATLRASSTVPSSAGNVPINNGNASFGPITLAKLDGTMNFLVVRPDGRPAAAVKATLEATPAGSIVLFNNDNTTQVVSTVVVEAESDAQGLLTFRGIPSATELARLDNGNGRYKLYVSPMDVDTNGIPETGGFFREYYGSEVVANSTTRLIPLPFTRPSGAALNVESSNVGSLRGATDTDPLGNMVRPGDPIHLFFNQPVQPNSMLARLTDESGRESLSLNVAVSNHGYSATLTPSAPLVDGREYNVDLRAVSAEGGSLFTRTGFFFAGDPASARAVTIQEIRYQETSTSSTQINPGERIYITFSSPIARTYGASAYVQVFFDANIADASATSINDISDVPGELGNPVGFDLFIDEPFAPLPTRTPAETAPFAITASNYSSRYSFIYNGSFPLSPNNLRIHVSFDKLASRSSGSTNGVYESVWGQPITSNLTASSVATQPVPAQ
- a CDS encoding HIT family protein, whose amino-acid sequence is MSDVNDPCLGCAIVRGDTRPVGGVLARAPGLVLHGIAGPSPVPGWVVISSERHVRAWYDLDEEPAHEMGPFAARVMRAQREVLGAEHAYAFAIGDVLRHFHLHLVPRFAQTPQRLWGRAAFDATSADHLPAEELEAAARLLAAALAR